One Zeugodacus cucurbitae isolate PBARC_wt_2022May chromosome 3, idZeuCucr1.2, whole genome shotgun sequence genomic region harbors:
- the LOC105209761 gene encoding high mobility group nucleosome-binding domain-containing protein 5 encodes MALRSKMHSPWVWTSVRIGCIFVALGCLLVIVESASAPTALGIQSDDAVAIIASLQPSYDDLQVAGSEKHEHEDEKKEEEEEAEEEEEKEESWEEKSEEEKHSESKKKKGEKGKKGHKEEEHHEKGEKGHHDKEGKKGEKEEEHGHEKKHKKDEGHHKKHKKGKKSEKGHEFEDHGSYKKGHSIKGKHNVHKLNEDKKEKKYYDEHHDEGEEEKHGGFEEVKKHEKGAHHKKGGHKKSAHEDEYGKKGHSKKGHKKKGHEGHKKKKEEKKKWGEEQEGGKKKGKEEKKKWKQSKKKESSSSDGGHGHD; translated from the coding sequence ATGGCCTTGCGAAGCAAAATGCATTCGCCATGGGTGTGGACTAGTGTCCGAATCGGCTGCATATTTGTGGCGTTAGGCTGTCTTTTGGTGATTGTTGAGAGCGCTTCTGCACCGACCGCATTGGGGATACAGTCGGACGATGCAGTTGCAATTATTGCTAGTTTACAGCCGAGCTATGATGATTTGCAAGTAGCTGGCTCTGAGAAGCATGAACATGAAGATGAGAAAAAGGAGGAGGAAGAAGAAGCGGAGGAGGAAGAGGAGAAGGAGGAGTCGTGGGAGGAAAAATCCGAAGAGGAGAAACACAGTGAAAGCAAGAAGAAGAAAGGCGAAAAGGGTAAGAAGGGACATAAGGAGGAGGAGCATCATGAGAAGGGTGAGAAGGGACACCACGACAAGGAAGGCAAGAAGggcgaaaaagaagaagaacatgGACATGAGAAGAAACATAAAAAGGACGAAGGTCATCACAAGAAACACAAGAAGGGCAAGAAGAGCGAGAAAGGGCACGAATTCGAAGATCATGGCTCGTATAAGAAGGGACACTCGATTAAGGGTAAACACAATGTACACAAGTTAAACGAAGATAAAAAGGAGAAGAAATACTATGACGAACATCATGATGAAGGTGAAGAGGAGAAACACGGCGGCTTCGAAGAGGTGAAGAAGCATGAGAAGGGTGCGCATCACAAAAAAGGCGGACACAAGAAGAGCGCACATGAGGATGAATATGGTAAGAAGGGTCACAGTAAGAAGGGCCATAAAAAGAAAGGGCACGAGGGGCACAAGAAGAAAAAGGAAGAGAAAAAGAAGTGGGGCGAAGAGCAGGAGGGTGGCAAGAAGAAGGGTAAAGAGGAGAAAAAGAAATGGAAGCAGTCGAAGAAGAAGGAGAGCAGCAGCAGTGACGGAGGCCACGGACACGATTAG
- the LOC105209762 gene encoding V-type proton ATPase catalytic subunit A → MSNLKRFDDEENESKYGRVFAVSGPVVTAERMSGSAMYELVRVGYYELVGEIIRLEGDMATIQVYEETSGVTVGDPVLRTGKPLSVELGPGIMGSIFDGIQRPLKDINELTESIYIPKGVNVPSLSRTQAWEFNPLNVKVGSHITGGDLYGLVHENTLVKHKMIVNPRTKGTVRYIAPNGNYNVEDVVLETEFDGEITKHTMLQVWPVRQPRPVTEKLPANHPLLTGQRVLDSLFPCVQGGTTAIPGAFGCGKTVISQALSKYSNSDVIIYVGCGERGNEMSEVLRDFPELSVEIDGVTESIMKRTALVANTSNMPVAAREASIYTGITLSEYFRDMGYNVSMMADSTSRWAEALREISGRLAEMPADSGYPAYLGARLASFYERAGRVKCMGNPEREGSVSIVGAVSPPGGDFSDPVTSATLGIVQVFWGLDKKLAQRKHFPSINWLISYSKYMRALDDFYEKNFAEFVPLRTKVKEILQEEEDLSEIVQLVGKASLAETDKITLEVAKLLKDDFLQQNSYSSYDRFCPFYKTVGMLKNIIAFYDLARHSVESTAQSENKITWNVIREAMGNIMYQLSSMKFKDPVKDGEAKIKGDFEQLHEDLQQAFRNLED, encoded by the exons ATGTCGAACTTGAAGCGCTTCGATGATGAGGAAAACGAGAGCAAATACGGTCGCGTTTTCGCCGTATCTGGTCCTG TCGTCACAGCCGAGCGTATGTCTGGCTCTGCTATGTACGAGTTGGTGCGTGTAGGTTACTACGAGTTGGTGGGTGAGATCATTCGTCTGGAAGGTGACATGGCCACCATTCAGGTATACGAGGAAACCTCCGGTGTAACTGTTGGTGATCCCGTCTTGCGTACAGGCAAACCTCTGTCCGTCGAATTGGGTCCCGGTATTATGGGTAGCATTTTTGACGGTATCCAGCGTCCATTGAAGGACATTAACGAGTTAACGGAATCCATCTATATTCCCAAGGGTGTGAACGTACCCAGTTTGTCGCGTACCCAAGCTTGGGAATTCAACCCACTCAACGTAAAAGTTGGTTCACACATTACCGGAGGTGATCTTTACGGTCTGGTGCACGAAAACACATTGGTGAAACACAAGATGATTGTGAATCCACGCACCAAGGGTACAGTTCGTTACATTGCTCCAAATGGTAATTACAACGTTGAAGATGTCGTTTTGGAAACCGAGTTCGATGGTGAGATCACCAAACACACTATGTTGCAAGTGTGGCCTGTACGTCAACCACGTCCAGTAACTGAGAAATTGCCCGCCAACCACCCATTGTTGACTGGTCAACGTGTATTGGATTCTCTATTCCCCTGTGTGCAAGGTGGTACCACCGCCATTCCCGGAGCTTTCGGTTGCGGCAAAACTGTCATTTCACAA GCCTTGTCCAAGTACTCCAACTCTGATGTCATTATCTACGTCGGTTGTGGTGAACGTGGTAACGAGATGTCTGAAGTATTGCGTGATTTCCCCGAATTGTCTGTTGAAATTGATGGTGTCACCGAGTCTATCATGAAACGTACCGCTTTGGTAGCCAACACTTCTAACATGCCTGTCGCTGCTCGTGAAGCTTCTATTTACACTGGTATCACACTCTCCGAATACTTCCGTGATATGGGTTACAACGTATCTATGATGGCTGATTCCACCTCCCGTTGGGCCGAAGCTCTTCGTGAAATTTCAGGTCGTTTGGCTGAAATGCCTGCCGATTCTGGCTACCCAGCCTACTTGGGTGCTCGTCTCGCCTCCTTCTACGAGCGTGCCGGTCGCGTCAAATGTATGGGTAATCCTGAACGTGAGGGTTCCGTCTCCATTGTCGGTGCTGTATCACCACCTGGTGGTGATTTCTCCGATCCCGTCACATCCGCCACTTTGGGTATCGTACAAGTGTTCTGGGGTTTGGATAAGAAATTGGCACAACGTAAGCATTTCCCTTCGATCAATTGGTTGATTTCCTACTCGAAATACATGCGCGCTTTGGATGATTTCTATGAAAAGAACTTCGCTGAATTCGTGCCACTGCGTACCAAGGTCAAGGAAATCCTACAAGAAGAAGAGGATCTGTCTGAAATTGTACAGTTGGTCGGTAAAGCTTCGTTGGCCGAAACAGACAAGATCACACTTGAGGTGGCGAAATTGTTGAAAGATGATTTCTTGCAACAGAACTCCTACTCATCGTACGATCGCTTCTGCCCCTTCTACAAGACTGTGGGTATGTTGAAGAACATCATTGCCTTCTATGATTTGGCCCGCCACTCTGTAGAGTCGACGGCGCAATCCGAGAACAAGATCACATGGAACGTTATCCGCGAAGCTATGGGCAATATCATGTACCAGCTGTCGTCCATGAAATTCAAG GACCCCGTGAAGGATGGTGAAGCCAAGATCAAGGGTGATTTCGAGCAACTGCACGAAGATCTACAACAGGCTTTCAGAAACTTGGAAGATTAA